One window of Ziziphus jujuba cultivar Dongzao chromosome 5, ASM3175591v1 genomic DNA carries:
- the LOC107420110 gene encoding glycosyltransferase BC10 encodes MQSRVVPLEEGKDPGGVSRTNQSKALPLRLLQLFVLFLAVCITFSVISMYTIRRFGIYSVGNAFKSTFQPCFEVPASLGQWVRPPSNLMHTMNDQELLWRASFVPRIRTYPFNRVPKIAFMFLTKGPLPLAPLWERFLNGHEGLYSIYVHSLPSFEPKFPTSSVFYGRHIPSQISEWGRMSMCDAERRLLANALLDVSNEWFILLSESCIPLYNFSVIYQYIKNSRYSFMGAFDDPGPYGRGRYNMNMAPEVNITQWRKGSQWFEVNRRLAINIVEDTKFYPKFEQFCRPACYVDEHYFPTMLNIQAGNMLANRSITWVDWSRGGAHPATFGGADITEEFFKRILEGRRCSYNNRNSTICFLFGRKFAPSALEPLLHLAPKVLGY; translated from the exons ATGCAATCAAGGGTCGTGCCACTGGAGGAAGGCAAAGACCCTGGAGGTGTAAGCAGGACAAACCAAAGTAAGGCATTGCCGCTGAGACTTCTTcagctttttgttctctttcttGCTGTGTGTATTACTTTCTCTGTGATTAGCATGTATACCATTCGGCGTTTTGGAATTTATAGCGTGGGGAATGCATTTAAGTCCACTTTCCAGCCGTGTTTTGAGGTACCTGCTAGTTTGGGCCAGTGGGTTAGGCCACCGTCAAATCTGATGCACACGATGAATGATCAAGAGCTATTGTGGAGAGCTTCCTTTGTGCCTAGAATAAGAACTTATCCTTTCAATAGAGTTCCGAAGATTGCATTTATGTTCTTGACTAAAGGGCCATTGCCACTAGCACCTCTTTGGGAGAGGTTTCTTAATGGACATGAAGGGCTTTATTCAATTTATGTTCATTCGTTGCCTTCATTTGAACCTAAGTTTCCCACTTCATCGGTTTTTTATGGCAGACATATTCCTAGCCAG ATCTCTGAATGGGGAAGAATGAGCATGTGTGATGCTGAGAGAAGACTCCTAGCCAATGCATTGCTTGATGTCTCCAATGAATGGTTCATTCTTCTTTCTGAATCATGCATTCCACTCTATAATTTCAGCGTCATATATCAGTACATCAAGAATTCCAGATACAGCTTCATGGGTGCATTTGATGACCCTGGGCCATATGGAAGGGGACGATACAACATGAACATGGCACCTGAGGTGAATATAACCCAATGGCGTAAGGGATCTCAATGGTTTGAAGTTAACAGAAGACTTGCCATCAACATTGTTGAAGATACAAAATTCTACCCAAAATTTGAACAATTTTGTAGACCTGCCTGTTATGTGGACGAGCATTATTTTCCTACAATGCTAAACATTCAAGCAGGGAATATGCTGGCAAATAGAAGCATCACTTGGGTGGACTGGTCAAGGGGAGGAGCTCACCCAGCTACCTTTGGAGGAGCAGACATCACGGAGGAATTCTTTAAGAGGATTCTTGAGGGTCGTCGCTGCAGTTACAATAACCGGAACTCtacaatttgttttctttttggaagaaaatttgCTCCAAGTGCTTTGGAGCCTCTGTTACATTTAGCACCAAAGGTTTTGGggtactaa
- the LOC107420036 gene encoding protein neprosin: MGKRLIFCDFRFRRMVILLGILSPILFWFSEAKFLSKQRIIQVGRKTNHLRRHILKSIQSEDGDIVDCIDIYKQPAFDHPVLKNHTIQMKPTYNPTDIVKERSKESAMTVTQIWKRSGSCPKGTIPVRRTQKRHLLKTSTPIEDYGRKKQRYSYPVGKLNESKNLQVQLANHSKAILLTLGYRYTGAKGDIRVYNPFVESDDEYSTSQICLVNGPYYDFESVESGWAVNPSVYGDRQTRLFVYWTADASKTTGCFDLTCPGFVQTSDEIALGAAIYPISVPNGLPYQITIYIFKDPITSNWWMQYGENVNIGYWPAELFKAIRYNAASVEWGGEVYSKNVGREPHTATDMGSGQYPDYVFGSSGVIKRMRIRDNSPTLKFPEWVETFTDEFNCYDVQYIGDYVEDPEFYYGGPGRSDRCP, from the exons ATGGGGAAAAGGCTCATCTTCTGTGATTTTAGATTCAGGAGAATGGTCATCCTGTTGGGAATACTGAGTcccattttgttttggttttcagAGGCTAAATTTCTGTCAAAACAGAGGATTATACAAGTCGGAAGAAAAACCAACCACCTTAGAAGGCATATACTAAAAAGTATTCAG AGTGAAGATGGAGATATTGTTGATTGCATTGACATTTACAAGCAACCAGCTTTTGATCATCCTGTTTTAAAGAACCACACCATTCAG ATGAAACCCACATACAATCCAACAGATATAGTGAAGGAAAGGAGCAAAGAATCTGCCATGACTGTGACACAAATTTGGAAGCGAAGTGGAAGCTGTCCAAAGGGAACAATACCAGTACGAAGAACCCAAAAAAGGCACTTACTTAAAACCAGTACTCCAATTGAAGATTATGGAAGGAAAAAACAGAGATATTCTTATCCAGTCGGCAAGCTCAATGAGAGTAAGAATTTACAAGTTCAACTAGCAAATCACTCG AAGGCAATTTTGCTTACACTCGGATACAGATATACAGGAGCTAAAGGAGATATCAGAGTTTATAACCCTTTTGTTGAGTCAGATGATGAATATAGTACTTCTCAAATATGTCTCGTCAATGGTCCTTACTATGATTTTGAGAGCGTTGAATCTGGATGGGCG GTAAATCCAAGTGTTTATGGGGACAGACAGACTAGACTATTTGTATATTGGACG GCCGATGCCTCAAAAACAACAGGGTGCTTTGATCTAACTTGCCCTGGTTTTGTTCAAACCAGCGATGAAATTGCTCTTGGTGCAGCAATCTATCCAATCTCAGTTCCTAATGGGCTTCCATATCAAATAACCATTTATATCTTTAAG GATCCAATAACAAGCAATTGGTGGATGCAATATGGAGAAAATGTAAACATTGGGTATTGGCCAGCAGAATTATTCAAGGCAATTCGTTATAACGCAGCGAGTGTGGAGTGGGGAGGTGAAGTTTACAGCAAAAATGTAGGGCGTGAACCCCACACTGCCACAGATATGGGGAGTGGACAATATCCAGACTATGTCTTTGGGAGTTCAGGCGTCATAAAAAGAATGAGAATCCGTGACAATTCTCCCACCTTGAAGTTTCCCGAATGGGTTGAGACTTTTACCGACGAGTTCAATTGCTATGATGTTCAGTACATAGGGGATTACGTTGAAGATCCTGAGTTCTACTATGGAGGCCCTGGAAGAAGTGATAGGTGCCCTTAA
- the LOC107420048 gene encoding uncharacterized protein LOC107420048, which produces MVKYLLKITADLENLTDLQPQGGCDDPNFSYLFKLKCGRCGEVSQKETCVSCNETVPLPVGNGTTNLIQKCKFCGRDGTITMLPGHGLPLSQEISQAGKYSPLMTFDCRGFEPVDYVFCGGWKVLSTEGTTFEDVDLSGGEFAEYCEKGECPVMISNLRAIFEVVK; this is translated from the exons atggtgAAATACTTGCTTAAGATCACCGCCGACCTCGAGAACCTTACGGACCTTCAGCCCCAAGGGGGTTGCGACGACCCCAACTTCTCATACCTCTTCAAG ttGAAGTGCGGAAGATGTGGAGAGGTGAGCCAGAAAGAAACTTGTGTTAGCTGTAACGAGACTGTTCCTCTTCCGGTGGGCAATGGAACCACTAATCTCATCCAGAAG TGCAAGTTTTGTGGGAGAGACGGAACTATAACGATGCTTCCAGGCCATGGTCTGCCACTATCCCAGGAAATAAGTCAAGCAGGGAAGTATTCTCCCTTAATGACATTTGATTGCAGGGGCTTTGAACCCGTGGACTATGTTTTCTGTGGCGGATGGAAGGTTCTATCT ACGGAGGGAACAACATTTGAAGATGTCGACTTGTCAGGAGGGGAGTTTGCTGAATATTGCGAGAAGGGAGAGTGCCCAGTTATGATTTCCAACCTCCGTGCTATATTCGAAGTGGTGAAGTAG